The genomic window AGCGAGCACGATAAAAAAGTAGCTGATTTAATTGCCAGCTACAACCCTGACATTATTGGTCTTGCCAAATACATGCGTATTTTAAGCCCTGAATTTGTGGGTCGATTTGATGGTAAAATCATTAATATTCATCACTCGTTTTTACCTGCATTTATTGGTGCTAAACCTTACCACCAAGCATTTGAACGTGGTGTAAAAATTATTGGTGCAACGGCCCACTTTGTAAATAATGAGCTTGATGAAGGGCCTATTATTTTGCAAGACGTTACCCATGTTACACATGCTAACACCGCAGAAATGATGGCTAAAATAGGTAAAGACGTCGAAAAAACCGTTTTTTGTAAAGCGCTACAATTAGCCTCTGAACATAAACTATTTATTAATGGCAATAAAACCGTCGTATTTAGCTAAAAGTTAGTATGCATAAAAAAGCCAGCTTAGCTGGCTTTTTAATTATTACAGATTAACTAACGTACACGCTAATTTTTTAAGGCGTGTAATATGTAGGTGATTCTGGCCCTACAGGCATTCCCAATAAGAACACCCAAACATAAAATAGAATAACCCAGCCTACAAAAAACACCATGCTGTACGGTAACATTGTGGCAACCAACGTTCCTATACCCATATCTTTTTTATATTTAACTGCAACGGCTAATATCAAACCAAAATAACTCATCATTGGTGTTATTAAATTGGTCACTGAATCACCAATACGATAAGCCGCTTGAATCGTCTCTGGCGCATAGCCAATTAACATTAACATAGGCACAAATATAGGCGCGGTAATCGCCCATTGCGCTGAAGATGAGCCTAAACTTAAATTAACTAAGGCACACATTAAAATAAACAGTATAAATACTTCTGGGCCTGTTAGGTTAAGTGCCTGTAATAACGCAGCACCATTGATAGCTAAAATAGTACCTAAATTAGTCCACTTGAAAAAGGCAACAAACTGCGCTGCAAAAAATACCAGTACAATATAAAGTCCCATAGAACTCATACTTTTGCTCATGGCATTTATTACATCCTTATCGTTTTTCATGGTGCCTACAACACGCCCATATACAAAACCAGGAATACTAAATGTCACAAAAATAATAACCACAATACCTTTTAAAAAAGGTGAACCAGCAACCTCTCCCGTATCTGGGTTTCGTAAAATTCCGTCGCTTGGAATAATAGTCCACGCAAGTAATAATGAAACAACTAATAACGATACACCTGCCCATTTTAAACCTGACTTTTCTTGTTTCGTCAGTCTATCAATGCTGTTTTGTGATAAATCGATACTCGCTTCATCTGGGTTGTATTTACCTAAGCGTGGCTCTACTATTTTTTCGGTTACAAGAGTACCCAAAATGGCAATTAAAAATACCGATATCATCATGAAATACCAGTTTGCCTCAGCGCCTACCACATACGTAGGGTCAATCATTTGCGCAGCGGGTGTTGTAATACCTGCCAATAATGGATCGATAGTACCCAATAATAAGTTAGCGCTATATCCGCCCGACACACCAGCAAATGCAGCTGCCAATCCAGCGAGAGGATGACGTCCTAAACTATGAAATATCATTGCTGCAAGCGGGATCAGTACAACATAACCAAGCTCAGCGGCGGTGTTAGACATAATAGCGGCAAATACCACCATAAACGTCACTAAACGCTTAGATGCGCCCATCACCATGCCTCGCATCGCAGCAGAAAGTAAACCTGAATGCTCTGCAACACTTACACCTAGCAATGCAACAAGCACTGTGCCAAGTGGTGCAAAGCCAGTAAAGTTAGTGACAAGTCCTGTCATGATCCGCTGTAATCCCTCAGCACTCAATAAACTAACCACTTCAATAACGCCATCAGGATCGCGCCCTGATGCACCTTCTGGGCGAGGATCTATTGCACTTAGGCCATACCAATCAGCAATACCGCTAAATACAACAATTGCGACTGCAAATATTGCAAATAAAGTAATGGGGTGTGGCAGCATGTTTCCTAAAAATTCAACAGTGGCTAAAAATCGATTAAATAGGCCCTTGTTATTTGGGTTATTACTAGATGAGTGTGTGGAGTCTGTCATACTCTGCTCTTAAAGTTACAAAATTGCCGTAACCTAGCATTTTTTGTAAATTAGATCATGTATAAAAGGTGAATAGCTTGTGAGGAAGGTTAAAATAGCCAAAGGTAAACAGAGCCGTAATACCAATTGTTAATACCTTATTGTAGCGCCAAAGAAACAGTTGGCTAAAATAATCATATTTTGAATGCAATTGGCACAAAAGCTCTCTTTAGTTTCCGATTTTTTATGACTGATCAATAGGCTCTAATTGCAATTTAGCGGCAATAAGCACAGCTTGTGTACGGTTGTATACGCCAAGTTTTCTAAATATAGCAGTGATGTGCGCTTTGATGGTTGCTTCAGAGATGTGAAGCTCGTAAGCAATTTGCTTATTAAGTAAGCCTTCGTGTAAATACTGTAAAACACGATACTGCTGTGGTGTAAGCGAGGCGACTTGCGCAGCAATTTTTCGGTCTTCACCTTCAATCTCGGCTACTTTATTTTTTAGCTCTACCGGCAACCATGTATCGCCTTCGAGTATTTGATTAATTGCGCTGGCAATATCATCTGAGGAGGATGATTTAGGAATAAACCCCATTGCACCGTAACCCATTACTTTAGAGACGATATTGGCATCTTCGCTACCTGAAACAACAGCAATAGGTAAGCTTGGATATTCTTCGCGAATACGGATTAGGCCATACAAATCGCCATTTCCTGGCATATGAAGGTCTAGCAGTAATATATCAAGATCTTCTTGTTCGCTTAACACCTGCAATGTGCTGTCAAAATCTGATGATTCAAAAACGTCTAAATCTGCAAATTTTGCGCTCAGTGCGCCCTTTAGTGCTTCACGAAATAACGGGTGATCGTCCGCTATTAAAAACTGACTCATGGTTCACTCCTAAAAAATTCGGCTGTTACTTATCACTAAGCAACAGCCGATATACTACGTTTAGAATCAACTTGTAATCAAGTTTTTAACGCATATTTAACGATTTAATCGATTTTCGATAAGCTCATCCACGACTGATGGATCAGCAAGTGTTGATGTGTCACCAAGCTGTTGGTGCTCATTTGCTGCAATTTTACGTAAAATACGACGCATAATCTTACCTGAACGTGTTTTTGGTAAACCAGGTGACCACTGAATCATATCTGGAGACGCAATAGGACTGAGCTCTTTGCGCACCCAATTACGTACCTCTTTTGTCAGTTCTTCACTCACTATTACACCTTCATTAGGCGTAATATAAACATAAATCCCTTGGCCTTTAATATCGTGTGGATAGCCGACTACAGCAGCTTCAGCGACCGCTTCGTGTGATACCAATGCACTTTCAATTTCAGCTGTTCCTAAGCGATGTCCCGATACATTTAATACGTCATCAACGCGTCCTGTTATCCAGTAATAACCATCCTCATCACGGCGACAACCGTCACCAGTAAAGTACACGCCTGGGTATGCACTAAAGTAAGTTTGTTCAAAGCGTTCGTGATCGCCATACACAGTGCGTGCTTGCGATGGCCAGCTATCTAAAATAACTAAATTACCGTCAACTGCGCCTTCTAGTGTATTCCCTTCGGCATCAAATAATGCTGGCGCAATACCAAAAAATGGATGTGTTGCAGAGCCCGGCTTCGTATCGGTTGCACCTGGCAGCGGGGTTATCATAATACCGCCCGTTTCTGTTTGCCACCATGTATCAACAATCGGGCAATTCGATTTACCAATACTCTCATAATACCAAGTCCACGCTTCTGGATTAATTGGCTCACCGACCGATCCTAAAATACGTAAGCTGTCGCGACTTGATGAAGCGATTGGCTCGTCACCTTTAGCCATTAAGGCACGAATTGCAGTCGGTGCGGTATATAAAATAGTAACGCCATGTTTATCAACTACTTCACCCATTCGTCCAGCGGTTGGGTAGGTAGGCACACCTTCAAAAACAACTTGTGTACAGCCATTTACAAGTGGCCCGTATGCGATATAGCTGTGACCTGTGATCCAGCCCACATCAGCACTACACCAATAAACATCATCTTCTTTTAAATCAAATACGTATTCGTGAGTCATTGATGCATAAACTAGATAACCACCGGTTGTGTGTACAACACCTTTTGGCTGGCCCGTTGAGCCCGATGTATAGAGTATAAATAATGGATCTTCTGCGTTCATTGGCTCAGGCGCGCATTGCGCTGGTAAATCAGCCACTAAATCATGCCACCAAATATCATGGTCGTACCAATCAACTTCGCCACCCGTTAATTGATGCACAATAACGTGCTCAATCGTTGTAACTGAATCTTGCGCTACTGCTTCATCAACGTTTGCTTTTAATGGCACACAGTTGCCCGCGCGTCGCCCTTCATCGGAAGTAATAACAACTTTAGCGCCCGAATCTCTAATACGGTCTGCAATCGCTGATGGCGAAAAACCACCAAATACAACAGAATGAATAGCGCCAATGCGTGCGCATGCCTGCATTGCGTAAATTGCCTGAGGTGTCATTGGCATGTAAATAGCGACACGGTCACCTTTTTGTACACCTAGTTTTTTTAACCCGTTCGCAAATTTAGCGACTTCATCGTGTAATTGCTGATAAGTAATATTCTCACTTTGAGATGGGTCATCACCTTCCCAAATAAGCGCTGTTTTATTTGCTTTGGTTTTTAGATGGCGATCAATGCAGTTATAAGAGGCATTAAGATAACCGTCTTCATACCACTTAATACTAATGTGGCCTTTGTCGAATGATGTGTTTTTAACGATTGAATAAGGAGTCGACCAGTCAAGACGTTTACCATGCTCAGCCCAAAAGCTTTGAGGATCGTCAATTGATTGCTTGTAAAGCGTATCGTATTTATTTTTATCGATGAGTGTTGCGTCTTTAATGTGCGCAGGAACAGGATAGATACTTTGTGACATCTTCGTCTCCATTAAATTACTTGCCTTTGGCTCTTATCAAGGATTACTCAGCAGTGCTTTATTAAGTATTAGACCTTAGTTGTACATCCCTTCAAATTGCTAATATGTAGTTTATAATCTTACTGATTTTAATTTTTTACATAAAAAATACAAGACGTTAAATATAAGTGAATACATACTAGCTTGGCCTTAAACCTTAGTCTTATAGACCAATAGGTTATTGAGTAAATATTACACATACTCAACAGTAGCAAACACAAAAGTTAAATATATTTTTCTCTAGCCAGAAGTTTTCAGTGAAAACATAACGGATTTACATGTTAATAGCGGGCTGATTGCCAGTAAATTCAACGCAGTTAGCACTAAAAATAATGGCTTGAGATAGATTTATACCAATCTGCTTATATATGGGGTCTATTTAACGTTAAGAAAATTACGCTAGAACTAGGCAAAAATCTTTGTATTTAGTTGTTCTAAATAAAAAATTTTTAACGACGTTATAGTGCAATTTAATTCGTTAAATTGTTCAAAGATTTATGCAGATTGGCATTGTTATCAAGAGTTCTGGTTATTGACTATAAGAACTTACTAAACCTCTTTTTATTAGCAAGTAATACTCGTAGCAAGTGTTATAAAAAAATTGTGAATAAAAAAGCAACAAACAACAAGTAGTCTAAATAAAGGACACTACAATGAAATTTACTCCATTAAAAACATTGGCTGCAAGCGCTGTTATCTGTGCACTTTCGAGCACAGCTTATGCGGCAACAGCAGCAAAAATTGGTGATACAGAATTTAACTACGGTGGATATATTAAACTCGACTCTATGTGGAGTGATTATTCAGCGGGTGCACCAGCAGGTTCAAATGTAGGACGTGATTTTTACGTTCCAAGCACACTGACTGTTGGTAACGATAGCAACTCTGATGCGGTGTTTGATATGCATGCCCGTGAATCTCGTTTTAATTTTGGTACTGCCACCGTTATGGATAACGGTAAAACGATAAAAACTAAAATTGAAATTGATTTTTTAGCATCAGCTACCGGCGGTAACGAACGCGTTTCAAATTCATATGCTCCACGTATTCGCCATGCCTTTGTAACCTATGACGGCTGGTTATTTGGTCAAACATGGTCAAATTTTCAAAATGTGGGTGCCCTTGCAGAAACGCTTGATTTCGTAGGTCCAGCTGAAGGCACTGTTTTTGTTCGTCAATCTCAAATTAAATACACAACTGGCGCATGGTCTTTTTCATTAGAAAATCCAGAAAGTACAATTTCTACAGCTAGCGGAATGGCTGTTACTGATGATGCATCATTACCAGATTTTACAGCGCGTTATACGCACAAAGCTGACTGGGGTAATATAGTTGTAGCAGCACTTGCACGCCAACTAACTTATAAAGTAGGCGCTGTAGATGCTGATGAAACATCGTTTGGTATAAGCGCATCCGGTAAAATAAATCTAGGCGATGACAACCTTAAATTTATGCTTACTCAAGGTAAAGGCTTAGGCCGATACGTAGGCTTAAACGTAGCGCACGGTGCTGTTCTTAATGGCGATGATCTCGATGCAATAGATTCTACGTCTGGTTTTGTTGCTTATCAGCACAAGTGGAACAGCCAATGGCGTTCAACATTCCTTTATTCGTTCTTTTCAGCAGATAACAACGCAGACTTACTTGCTATTTCTGGCGATCCAACTGAATCAAGCCAAAGCTATAGTGCCAATATTTTATACTCTCCAGTTAAACGCTTAACGTTTGGTGCTGAATTTAAACATGCTGAGCGAGAAACAGAAAGCGGCGTTGATGGCGATTTAGAGCGCCTGCAGTTCTCTGTAAAATACTCTTTTTAATAAATAACCTGAACTCTGGATAATAAATCTATCTCGAGCAGCTATTTTCAGCGCTAGAAAATAAATTTAAATATCAACATGATTCAATACGTTAGTAAATCTCTTAAACAGAGCTCAGGTTAAGTAAAAACAGTTTACTTCCTTTAAGCGGCTTCGGCCGTTTTTTTATGATCATGATTAAAGTTAGAGTTAGCTTTTATATATGACGCTAAAAATTATGGATAAAAACAATAAAATGCAATTGCAAATCAATATCATTTAGATTAAATTACGCACTTCTTTTGAACTAATTGGAAAAACTCATGTCGTCCCCTCAAGTTTTGCGTTTATCTAAACTAAGCTTTGCTACTTCTTTAATTCTATCTGGTTATGCTTTTGCAGATGAAGTGAAAGCAAAAGATGAACCTCTCGAAAAAATTGCAGTCTATGGCCAGCATCATAAAAACTACATCACAGAAGAAGCACAATCGGCTACAAAATTAGGCTTAACAATAAAAGAAACGCCGCAGTCAATCTCAGTTGTTTCACGTGCCCTAATGGACGACTTTTCACTAGACGATATTAATTCTGTATTAGAAAGCACACCAGGTGTAACGGTAGAACAAATAGAAACTGACCGTACTTATTTTAAAGCTCGTGGTTTTGAAATCACCAATTTCCAAGTTGATGGCTTAGGCATTCCGCAAAGTTCAGGCTCTATTCAAGGCAGCCTTGACACATCAATTTATGACCGCGTTGAAATTGTGCGTGGAGCAAACGGTTTAATGACAGGTGCAGGTAATCCTTCAGCGACCGTCAATATGGTGTTAAAAAAACCAACATATACAACGCAAGCTAATGCATCTGCTTCTTATGGTTCGTGGAATAAAAAACGTTTAGATTTAGATGTATCTACACCAATAAATGACGAGCATGCTGTACGTGCGGTATTTACAAAACAAAAAGCTGACTCTTACCTCGATCGTTATGAGACAGATAAAACTATTGTATATTTAGCCTACGAAGGCAAATTAACAGACAGTACATCGCTTAGCGTTAATTACGTGAATCAACAAAAAGATGCCGACAGCCCGCTTTGGGGCGCACTTCCTCTTTATTACACAGATGGCACACCTACTGACTATGACGAATCAACCAGCACTGCTGCCGATTGGTCTTACTGGGATAACAGTGCAGAGCAAGTATATGTAACACTTGAGCAAAACTTATCAGCAACATGGGTGGCTAGAGCACGTTATGCTCATGTTAAAAATGATCAAAAATCGGAATTATTTTTCGTATATGGCACGCCAAACAAAGAAACTGGGCTCGGTTTAACAGGTTATGCCAGCCGCTATGATTATAGTGATAAACACGATTTATTTGATTTATATGCCAGTGGTAAATTTGATTTATTTGGCCAAGAGCACGACCTATCGTTTGGTGTTAGCCAAGCAAAAATGGATTACAAAGACCTGTCGCTTTACGATTACACTACAGGTAATGGCTTTCCAGCAATGCCATCTCTTAAAACATGGGATGGCGTAATGCCAGAGGCAACCCTTGCTGATAGTGAAAATGGGAGTGATATAACTAACGAACAAAAATCAGCTTATATATCTACACGCCTTAAGTTAAGTGAACCGCTGAGCCTACTTGCTGGCGTGCGTTATACTGATTGGGAAACAAAAGGTACAGCTTATAGCGTGTCTCAAACACGCAGTGACTCAGAGTTAATACCATACATAGGTACCGTGTATGACTTCAGTGATACGTTATCTGCATATGCAAGCTACACAGAAACATTTGTACCGCAAAAAGAGCTTGATATAAATGCGAATCAACTTCCGGCTATTACTGGTAAAAGTAGTGAAATAGGTGTTAAAGCGCAGCTTCTTGACGATCAATTGTTTGTAACCTTTGCTTATTTTGATGCAAAACAAGATGGCCTTGCTGTTGCTCTTCCTAATTCCGTACCTGGTGATACACGTTATTATGCAGCCGATGGGATTAACAGTAACGGCTTTGAAGTCGAACTAAGTGGTAAGTTTACAGACGATTTAAGTGCAAGTATTAGCTTCAGTAATTTAAGTATTGATGGTGATGACCTAGTAAAAGACTACACACCAGAAAACCAACTTAAAGTGGCAGCAACTTACCAAGTTCCGTTAGTTGATGGTTTATCGTTTGGCGCAAATTACCGCTGGCAGGATTCAACTAGCCGCGTTCAAGTTAAAGATGCTAACGGTATGGCGGCTGTTACCACAAATCAAGATGCATACGGATTACTTGATTTAATGGCCACTTACGAAATTACTGACAATATAGGTGTAACATTTAATATAAATAACACCACAGGCGAAAAATACTTAAACAGCCTATATTGGGCACAAGGTTACTACGGTGCACCACGTAACTACGGCCTATCTGTAAACTGGCAGTTATAAATATATTTGATTTATTTAAGGCTGTAGATTTTTGCGGTTAAATTAAAAACGACACATTTTTAATGTGTCGTTTTTATTTTTATCCGCTTCGAGTTTTGAACAACAAAAAAGCGCTAATCATTACTGATCAGCGCTTTTTAAAGCTCGGGTCAAATCAAGCTTAAAAACTCATTTAAGACTGTTTAAAGGTCTGGATCATCGCCTAACTTATCTTCACCATCTTCTGGCTCAATAGTTGCTTTTAGTAAAAGCATTTCGCGTAATTTACCTTCAATCTCATCTGCAATTTCTGGGTTTTCTTTCAAGAATTTAATCGAGTTAGATTTACCTTGGCCAACTTTGTTGCCACAGTAACTGTACCAAGCACCTGCTTTTTCAACAATTTTGTGCTTAACACCTAGGTCAATTAACTCACCTTGCTTAGAAATACCCTCACCATACATGATGATAAATTCAGCTTGTTTAAACGGCGGCGCAACTTTGTTTTTAACAATTTTAACGCGCGTTTCGTTACCAACAACTTCATCGCCTTCTTTAACAGAACCAATACGACGAATATCAATACGTACCGAGGCGTAAAACTTAAGTGCATTACCACCCGTTGTTGTTTCAGGGTTACCAAACATAACACCAATTTTCATACGGATTTGGTTAATGAAAATACATAACGTGTTAGAGCGTTTAATGTTACCTGTTAGCTTACGTAATGCTTGTGACATTAAACGTGCTTGCAAGCCCATGTGCGAATCGCCCATGTCGCCTTCAATCTCAGCTTTTGGTGTAAGTGCAGCAACCGAGTCAATAATAACCACGTCTACCGCGCTTGAGCGCACTAACATGTCACAAATTTCTAATGCTTGCTCACCGGTATCTGGTTGCGATACAAAAAGCTCATCAATATTTACACCTAATTTTTGTGCATAAACTGGATCTAGAGCATGCTCAGCATCAATAAAAGCACATGTTTTGCCTTCTTTTTGTGCTTCTGCGATAACTTGTAAAGTAAGCGTTGTTTTACCAGATGATTCAGGGCCATACACTTCAACAATACGTCCCATAGGTAAACCACCTATGCCTAAGGCAATATCAATGCCTAATGATCCTGTAGATACAGATTCAATGTTTAACGCTTTGTTATCACCCAATTTCATGATTGAGCCTTTACCAAATTGACGTTCAATTTGTGATAGTGCAGCGTCCAACGCTTTTTGTTTGTTATCGTTCATTTTGTTCTCCAAATCCAGCTAATGGAACCAAGTATACTGTATGAAATCACAGTATCAAGCTAATTTTTTTATTTTATCTCACTTATTATAGTTTTTAATGAAAATACAATAGCTTGCATACGAACCTGAGCTCTATCACCGGTAAATACTCGTTTAAATGTAAGCGCTTTACCATTAATCTGCAGGCCAAACCACACAAGCCCAACAGGTTTATCTTTGCTAGCTCCACCTGGTCCAGCAATACCCGATATAGCTATCGCAATATCAGCGTTTGCTGCTTTAATTGCACCTAATGCCATTTCTTGTACTGTTTGCTCGCTCACAGCACCGTATTGCGTTAATGTACTACTATTTACATTCAGTAAATCCTGCTTTGCTTGATTACTGTAAGTGACAAATGCACGGTCAATATAAGCAGAGCTTCCTGGCGTATCTGTAAGCGCATAACTTACTCCGCCACCAGTACATGACTCAGCACTAGTGATCCATAAGCATTTATCCGTTAAAATAGCACCTAATTGCGCAGCAAGTGTTTTAATCTCTTGATGTAATTCCATATTCAGCCTTTGGGTAAATACATGTCGTTTGATCTTTATGCACCACACACTATAAAACAACAAACCCCTATGATGCAGCAGTATCTAAAAATAAAATCAGAGCATCGCGATATTTTATTGTTTTATCGTATGGGCGATTTTTACGAACTCTTTTTTGACGACGCTAAACGCGCCGCTCAATTACTCGATATTTCGCAAACCCATCGCGGCAAAGCCGGTGGCGATCCTATCCCTATGGCGGGCGTGCCTTATCATGCAGTAGAGAACTACTTAGCACGCCTAGTTCAAATGGGTGAATCTGTTGCTATTTGCGAACAAGTTGGCGATCCAGCTACCAGTAAAGGCCCCGTTGATCGCAAAGTTGTTCGTATAGTTACACCAGGTACAATTTCTGACGAAGCGCTTTTACAAGAACGACAAGACAATTTGCTTACCAGTGTTTGGCAAAGTAAAAAAGGCCTGTACGGTATTGCCTACTTAGACATTAACTCTGGTCGCTTTAACGTTGTAGAGGTTAATACCGACGAAGCATTTAGCTCAACGGTTCAGCGCCTATCACCAGCAGAATTGCTATATAGCGAAAGCTTTGAAAATTTTCATTTAATTGAGCATATAAAAGGGGCTCGTCGTCGCCCAGAGTGGGAATTCGACTTAGATACGGCCGAGCACTTATTATGCGATCAGTTTGGTACTAAAGATTTAGTAGGATTTGGTGTTGATAAAGCCCACAGCGCACTTGTTGCTGCCGGTTGTTTAATGCAATACGTAAAAGATACGCAGCGTATTGCACTGCCACATATTCGTGCTATTAAACTTGAGCACAACGAACACGCTGTTATTTTAGATGCAGCAACGCGTAAAAACTTAGAACTGACCGTTAATTTATCTGGCGGGTTTGAAAATACACTTGCCCAAGTACTTGATAAAACAGCAACCCCAATGGGCTCCCGTTTACTTAAGCGCCGTATACATACACCTATTCGTAATAAAGATGAGCTAAATTCTCGCTTAAATGCAATTAGCGCTATTTTAGATGCACAATTGTGCGGCGAATTACACGAATCACTAAAAGAGATTGGTGATGTAGAGCGTGTTATTGCGCGCTTAGCTTTATGCACAGCTCGCCCACGCGATTTAACTCGCCTGCGCAGTGCATTACAAGCGCTTGCGCCGCTACATACTTTATTAGCTGACGCTAACGACCCTCGTATAGCGGGTATTATCAAGCACTCGCCTGAACTCCCTGATTTACAAGCATTGTTAGAGCAAGCTGTAATAGAAAATCCGCCTGTACTTATTCGTGATGGTGGCGTTATTGCCTCAGGTTATAACAGTGAACTTGATGAATGGCGCAACTTAAGCAAAGGCGCTACTGATGTTCTTGATCAACTAGAACTGCGTGAACGCGAACGCACGGGTATTAGTACGCTTAAAATTGGTTACAACCGCGTGCATGGTTTCTTTATTGAAGTAAGCCGTGCCAACGCGCACTTAGTACCCGCCGACTACATTCGTCGCCAAACGCTTAAAAATAACGAGCGTTATATAATCCCAGAGCTTAAAGAGCACGAAGATAAAGTGCTTGGCAGCCAATCAAAAGCCTTAGCGCTTGAAAAACAACTATATGAAGAGCTGTTTAGGTTTATTGCTCCACATATTGAACAGTTGCAAATGATGGCCGCCGCACTGGCTGATTTAGACGTATTAAATAATTTAGCTGAGCGTGCATTTGCACTCAATTATGCAAAACCAGAACTGTGCGATAACGACAATATAAGCATTAAGCAAGGTCGTCACCCTGTTGTTGAACAAGTAATGAAAGAACCGTTTATTGCTAACCCTGTTGAATTAAACAGCCAACGTAAAATGTTGATTATTACGGGTCCAAACATGGGCGGTAAATCAACTTATATGCGCCAAACAGCACTTATTGTACTAATGGCTCACATTGGCAGTTATGTACCTGCAGACAGCGCTAAAATTGGCAATATCGATCGCATATTTACACGTATTGGTGCTAGCGATGATTTAGCCTCTGGGCGCTCAACCTTCATGGTAGAAATGACCGAAACAGCCACTATTTTAAATAACGCCACGGCGCAGTCTTTGGTATTAATGGATGAAATTGGTCGCGGGACAAGTACCTATGATGGGCTTTCGCTTGCGTATGCAACAGCCGATCATCTAGCATCAAAAATATCTGCAAAAACATTATTTGCAACACACTACTTTGAACTAACAGAACTTGCAGAGCAAACCACGGGCCTTGTAAACGTGCACCTTGATGCCATAGAGCATAACGATACAATTGCCTTTATGCACACCGTACTTGATGGCGCAGCAAGTAAAAGTTTTGGCTTACAAGTAGCAGCTCTCGCAGGGGTGCCAAAAGCAGTCATTGCGCAAGCAAAACAAAAACTTAAATTACTTGAAAACCATCAAAGCGTAACGGCGCAAAATACAGAGCAACAAGCATTTACTTTTAACAACGAGGCCGTACAAAGTACGCCTTCTGAAATAGAAGAGCAGTTAAGTGCTATCGAACCTGACAATTTAACGCCACGCCAAGCGCACGATTTATTATATAAACTAAAAGCATTGCTTTAAATTTACTTTGTATAAAACATAAAAAAGCCGAAGAATAAATCCTTCGGCTTTTTAACACACATAATCTTTTCTAGTTTGTACCGCTTTTATAGTTACGAGAATTGATTAAACAAACTATCTGTACTTAACCCTTCTTGTTGCAAAATGTCTTTTAAACGACGCAATGCCTCAACTTGTATTTGTCTTACTCGTTCACGCGTTAAACCAATTTCG from Pseudoalteromonas aliena SW19 includes these protein-coding regions:
- a CDS encoding AbgT family transporter encodes the protein MTDSTHSSSNNPNNKGLFNRFLATVEFLGNMLPHPITLFAIFAVAIVVFSGIADWYGLSAIDPRPEGASGRDPDGVIEVVSLLSAEGLQRIMTGLVTNFTGFAPLGTVLVALLGVSVAEHSGLLSAAMRGMVMGASKRLVTFMVVFAAIMSNTAAELGYVVLIPLAAMIFHSLGRHPLAGLAAAFAGVSGGYSANLLLGTIDPLLAGITTPAAQMIDPTYVVGAEANWYFMMISVFLIAILGTLVTEKIVEPRLGKYNPDEASIDLSQNSIDRLTKQEKSGLKWAGVSLLVVSLLLAWTIIPSDGILRNPDTGEVAGSPFLKGIVVIIFVTFSIPGFVYGRVVGTMKNDKDVINAMSKSMSSMGLYIVLVFFAAQFVAFFKWTNLGTILAINGAALLQALNLTGPEVFILFILMCALVNLSLGSSSAQWAITAPIFVPMLMLIGYAPETIQAAYRIGDSVTNLITPMMSYFGLILAVAVKYKKDMGIGTLVATMLPYSMVFFVGWVILFYVWVFLLGMPVGPESPTYYTP
- a CDS encoding response regulator transcription factor, with amino-acid sequence MSQFLIADDHPLFREALKGALSAKFADLDVFESSDFDSTLQVLSEQEDLDILLLDLHMPGNGDLYGLIRIREEYPSLPIAVVSGSEDANIVSKVMGYGAMGFIPKSSSSDDIASAINQILEGDTWLPVELKNKVAEIEGEDRKIAAQVASLTPQQYRVLQYLHEGLLNKQIAYELHISEATIKAHITAIFRKLGVYNRTQAVLIAAKLQLEPIDQS
- the acs gene encoding acetate--CoA ligase, which produces MSQSIYPVPAHIKDATLIDKNKYDTLYKQSIDDPQSFWAEHGKRLDWSTPYSIVKNTSFDKGHISIKWYEDGYLNASYNCIDRHLKTKANKTALIWEGDDPSQSENITYQQLHDEVAKFANGLKKLGVQKGDRVAIYMPMTPQAIYAMQACARIGAIHSVVFGGFSPSAIADRIRDSGAKVVITSDEGRRAGNCVPLKANVDEAVAQDSVTTIEHVIVHQLTGGEVDWYDHDIWWHDLVADLPAQCAPEPMNAEDPLFILYTSGSTGQPKGVVHTTGGYLVYASMTHEYVFDLKEDDVYWCSADVGWITGHSYIAYGPLVNGCTQVVFEGVPTYPTAGRMGEVVDKHGVTILYTAPTAIRALMAKGDEPIASSSRDSLRILGSVGEPINPEAWTWYYESIGKSNCPIVDTWWQTETGGIMITPLPGATDTKPGSATHPFFGIAPALFDAEGNTLEGAVDGNLVILDSWPSQARTVYGDHERFEQTYFSAYPGVYFTGDGCRRDEDGYYWITGRVDDVLNVSGHRLGTAEIESALVSHEAVAEAAVVGYPHDIKGQGIYVYITPNEGVIVSEELTKEVRNWVRKELSPIASPDMIQWSPGLPKTRSGKIMRRILRKIAANEHQQLGDTSTLADPSVVDELIENRLNR
- a CDS encoding DcaP family trimeric outer membrane transporter — its product is MKFTPLKTLAASAVICALSSTAYAATAAKIGDTEFNYGGYIKLDSMWSDYSAGAPAGSNVGRDFYVPSTLTVGNDSNSDAVFDMHARESRFNFGTATVMDNGKTIKTKIEIDFLASATGGNERVSNSYAPRIRHAFVTYDGWLFGQTWSNFQNVGALAETLDFVGPAEGTVFVRQSQIKYTTGAWSFSLENPESTISTASGMAVTDDASLPDFTARYTHKADWGNIVVAALARQLTYKVGAVDADETSFGISASGKINLGDDNLKFMLTQGKGLGRYVGLNVAHGAVLNGDDLDAIDSTSGFVAYQHKWNSQWRSTFLYSFFSADNNADLLAISGDPTESSQSYSANILYSPVKRLTFGAEFKHAERETESGVDGDLERLQFSVKYSF